The following coding sequences are from one Streptomyces sp. NBC_01294 window:
- a CDS encoding MarR family winged helix-turn-helix transcriptional regulator — protein sequence MSSASDTDRLLAEQLLRLTRRLHRIQKRHMVPLGITPAQSRLLRLVSHYEGEQAPRMADLAARLEVVPRAVTTLVDGLEAAACVRRAPDPANRRVIRIELTDTGRATLRRLRNARTDAAEEILAPLTADQREVLGGLLNALSDAPAERSC from the coding sequence ATGAGCTCCGCCTCCGACACCGATCGCCTCCTCGCCGAGCAGCTCCTGCGCCTGACGCGCAGGCTCCACCGGATCCAGAAGCGCCACATGGTGCCGCTCGGGATCACTCCCGCCCAGAGTCGGCTGCTGCGCCTGGTCTCGCACTACGAGGGAGAGCAGGCACCCCGGATGGCGGATCTCGCGGCCCGGCTGGAGGTCGTCCCCCGCGCGGTGACCACTCTGGTGGACGGCCTGGAGGCGGCCGCGTGCGTGCGGCGCGCGCCCGACCCCGCGAACCGCCGCGTCATCAGGATCGAGCTCACCGACACCGGCCGCGCCACGCTGCGCCGTCTGCGCAACGCGCGAACCGACGCGGCAGAGGAGATCCTGGCACCGTTGACCGCCGACCAGCGCGAAGTGCTCGGCGGTCTGCTGAACGCCCTGTCGGACGCGCCGGCGGAGCGCAGCTGCTGA
- a CDS encoding ABC transporter ATP-binding protein: MPHDEPKWTPSKDPLDPRRPAPAEQPRELRRIVALFRPYRGRLAVVGLLVGASSLVGVASPFLLREILDVAIPQGRTGLLSLLALGMILTAIVTSVFGVLQTLISTTVGQRVMHDLRTAVYAQLQRMPLAFFTRTRTGEVQSRIANDIGGMQATVTSTATSLVSNLTIVIASLVAMLALDWRLTLVSLLLLPVFVWISRRVGHERKKITTKRQKQMAAMAATVTESLSVSGILLGRTMGRSESLTSAFSEESEKLVGLEVRSSMAGRWRMSTIGIVMAAMPALIYWAAGIALQTGAPSLSVGTLVAFVTLQQGLFRPAVSLLSTGVQIQTSLALFARIFEYLDLPVDITEPAEPVRLDRARGEVRLEDVHFAYEAKNGPTLSGIDITVPAGGSLAVVGPTGSGKSTLSYLVPRLYDVTGGRVALDGVDVRDLDFDSLARSIGVVSQETYLFHASVADNLRFAKPDATDEEIAEAARAAQIHDHIASLPDGYDTLVGERGYRFSGGEKQRLAIARTILRDPPVLILDEATSALDTRTEHAVQRAIDNLSAGRTTITIAHRLSTVRDADQIVVLDAGRIAERGTHEELLKADGRYAALVRRDRDAALAPEPPEEFQLARVNV; the protein is encoded by the coding sequence ATGCCACACGACGAACCGAAGTGGACCCCATCGAAAGATCCCCTCGACCCACGCCGCCCCGCCCCGGCGGAGCAGCCGCGGGAACTGCGCCGGATCGTGGCGCTGTTCCGGCCCTACCGCGGCCGGCTCGCCGTCGTGGGCCTGCTCGTCGGCGCCTCCTCGCTGGTCGGCGTCGCCTCGCCGTTCCTCCTCAGGGAGATACTCGACGTCGCGATCCCGCAGGGCCGCACCGGGCTGCTCAGCCTGCTCGCGCTCGGCATGATCCTGACCGCCATCGTCACCAGCGTCTTCGGCGTGCTCCAGACCCTGATCTCCACGACCGTCGGCCAGCGCGTCATGCACGACCTGCGCACCGCCGTCTACGCACAGCTCCAGCGGATGCCGCTGGCCTTCTTCACCCGGACCCGCACCGGCGAGGTGCAGTCCCGCATCGCCAACGACATCGGCGGCATGCAGGCGACCGTCACCTCCACCGCGACCTCGCTCGTCTCGAACCTGACGATCGTCATAGCCTCCCTCGTCGCCATGCTCGCGCTCGACTGGCGGCTCACCCTCGTCTCGCTGCTCCTGCTGCCCGTCTTCGTGTGGATCAGCCGGCGGGTCGGCCACGAGCGCAAGAAGATCACCACGAAGCGGCAGAAGCAGATGGCCGCCATGGCCGCGACGGTCACCGAGTCGCTCTCGGTCAGCGGCATCCTGCTGGGCCGCACCATGGGCCGCTCCGAGTCGCTCACCTCAGCTTTCTCCGAGGAATCCGAGAAGCTGGTCGGCCTCGAAGTGCGTTCCAGCATGGCCGGGCGCTGGCGGATGTCCACCATCGGCATCGTCATGGCCGCGATGCCCGCGCTCATCTACTGGGCCGCCGGCATAGCCCTGCAGACCGGAGCCCCCTCGCTCTCCGTCGGCACCCTCGTCGCCTTCGTGACGCTCCAGCAGGGCCTCTTCCGGCCCGCCGTGAGCCTGTTGTCGACCGGCGTGCAGATACAGACCTCGCTCGCGCTGTTCGCCCGCATCTTCGAGTACCTCGACCTGCCGGTGGACATCACCGAACCCGCGGAACCGGTGCGGCTGGACCGGGCCAGGGGCGAGGTCAGGCTGGAGGACGTGCACTTCGCGTACGAGGCGAAGAACGGCCCGACCCTGTCGGGGATCGACATCACGGTCCCGGCCGGCGGCTCCCTCGCCGTGGTCGGCCCGACCGGCTCCGGCAAGAGCACGCTCAGCTACCTCGTGCCCCGGCTCTACGACGTGACCGGCGGCCGGGTCGCCCTCGACGGGGTGGACGTGCGCGACCTCGACTTCGACTCGCTGGCCCGCTCCATCGGCGTGGTCTCCCAGGAGACCTACCTCTTCCACGCCTCGGTCGCGGACAACCTGCGCTTCGCCAAGCCGGACGCCACCGACGAGGAGATCGCCGAGGCGGCCCGTGCGGCGCAGATCCACGACCACATCGCGTCCCTGCCCGACGGGTACGACACCCTGGTCGGCGAGCGCGGCTACCGGTTCTCCGGAGGCGAGAAGCAGCGCCTGGCCATCGCCCGCACCATCCTGCGGGACCCGCCGGTGCTGATCCTCGACGAGGCCACCAGCGCCCTGGACACCCGTACCGAGCACGCGGTTCAGCGGGCCATCGACAACCTCTCGGCGGGCCGCACCACCATCACCATCGCGCACCGCCTCTCCACCGTCCGCGACGCCGACCAGATCGTGGTCCTGGACGCGGGCCGGATAGCCGAGCGCGGCACCCACGAGGAGCTGCTGAAGGCGGACGGCCGGTATGCGGCCCTGGTCCGCCGGGACCGGGACGCCGCGCTGGCGCCCGAGCCGCCCGAGGAGTTCCAACTGGCTCGGGTGAATGTGTGA
- the mltG gene encoding endolytic transglycosylase MltG — MSHEYRPPQRRSRLTRRGRLALFFGTLIALGAAVLIPMLGGGEVPEKPRRLVIPEGWRAPQVYAAVDRELKLPQGSTKTAVATAGLDLPAEAKGNPEGYLFPATYPVTSKSTPAALLAYMVRTANEKLATKAVADGGKAHGMTPYQTATLASVIEAEAENRADMGKVARVVHNRLAKSMPLQMDSTINYALNRNTVDTTLSDTRIDSPFNTYERQGLPPTPIDSPGLEAMAAAVAPTPGDWLFFVTVKPGDTRFSATYEEHKKHVADFNRIRAHAGSRAGQGAAAGK, encoded by the coding sequence ATGAGTCACGAGTACCGGCCGCCGCAGCGCCGATCCCGGCTCACCCGCCGGGGCCGGCTGGCGCTCTTCTTCGGCACGCTGATCGCGCTCGGTGCGGCAGTCCTGATCCCGATGCTGGGGGGTGGGGAAGTGCCCGAGAAGCCACGCCGGTTGGTGATCCCCGAGGGCTGGCGCGCCCCCCAGGTGTACGCCGCGGTCGACCGCGAGCTGAAGCTCCCGCAGGGTTCCACGAAGACGGCGGTGGCCACCGCCGGGCTGGACCTGCCCGCGGAGGCCAAGGGCAACCCGGAGGGGTACCTCTTCCCGGCGACGTACCCGGTGACCTCGAAGTCCACCCCGGCCGCGCTCCTCGCGTACATGGTGCGCACGGCGAACGAGAAGCTCGCCACCAAGGCCGTCGCGGACGGCGGCAAGGCCCACGGGATGACCCCGTACCAGACGGCCACCCTGGCCAGCGTCATCGAGGCGGAGGCCGAGAACCGCGCCGACATGGGCAAGGTCGCGCGGGTGGTGCACAACCGGCTGGCGAAGTCGATGCCGCTCCAGATGGACTCCACCATCAACTACGCGCTGAACCGCAACACCGTGGACACCACGCTGAGCGATACGCGGATCGACAGCCCCTTCAACACCTACGAACGCCAGGGACTGCCGCCCACGCCGATCGACAGCCCGGGACTGGAGGCCATGGCGGCCGCGGTCGCGCCGACGCCCGGCGACTGGCTGTTCTTCGTCACCGTCAAGCCGGGGGACACCCGCTTCTCGGCGACGTACGAGGAGCACAAGAAGCACGTGGCGGACTTCAACCGGATCCGCGCCCACGCGGGCTCCCGTGCGGGCCAGGGCGCTGCCGCCGGGAAATGA
- a CDS encoding FAD-dependent oxidoreductase: MRTVDVDVDVAVIGAGQAGLSSAYHLTRAGLDHVVLDHSPRPGGAWQFRWPSLTYGRVHGMHALPGMELTDADPLRPSSQVIGEYFAAYEDRFDLSVQRPVDVSAVREGDDGRLRVETSAGIWSARALINATGTWDRPFWPRYAGQETFRGRQLHTANYPGPQEFAGARVIVVGGGTSAVQHLLEIAEVAAETTWVTRRPPVFRDGSFGEAEGRAAVALVDERVRRGLPPQSVVSVTGLPLNDAVRAGLASGVLDRRPAFERITPAGAVWADGSRVDADVILWATGFRAAVDHLAPLRLREPGGGIRVEGTRAVRDERIHLVGYGPSASTIGANRAGGAAVREIRRLLARERAVSPAA; the protein is encoded by the coding sequence ATGCGGACCGTGGACGTGGACGTGGACGTGGCGGTCATCGGCGCCGGGCAGGCCGGCCTGTCCAGCGCCTACCACCTCACCCGGGCGGGGCTCGACCACGTGGTCCTCGACCACTCGCCCCGCCCGGGCGGGGCCTGGCAGTTCCGCTGGCCCTCGCTCACCTACGGCAGGGTCCACGGGATGCACGCCCTGCCCGGCATGGAGCTGACGGACGCCGACCCGTTGCGGCCGTCGTCCCAGGTGATCGGGGAGTACTTCGCCGCCTACGAGGACCGCTTCGACCTGAGCGTCCAGCGCCCCGTGGACGTGTCGGCCGTACGCGAGGGGGACGACGGACGGCTGCGCGTGGAGACCTCGGCCGGCATCTGGTCGGCCCGGGCCCTGATCAACGCCACCGGGACCTGGGACCGGCCGTTCTGGCCGCGCTACGCGGGCCAGGAGACCTTCCGCGGCCGCCAGCTGCACACCGCGAACTACCCGGGGCCGCAGGAGTTCGCCGGGGCCCGGGTGATCGTCGTGGGCGGCGGCACCTCGGCGGTGCAGCACCTGCTGGAGATCGCCGAGGTGGCGGCGGAGACCACCTGGGTGACCCGGCGGCCCCCGGTCTTCCGCGACGGGAGCTTCGGCGAGGCCGAGGGCCGGGCCGCGGTGGCCCTGGTGGACGAGCGGGTGCGCCGGGGACTGCCGCCGCAGAGCGTGGTCAGCGTGACGGGACTCCCGCTGAACGACGCCGTCCGGGCCGGTCTGGCCTCGGGCGTCCTGGACCGCCGTCCCGCGTTCGAACGGATCACCCCCGCGGGCGCCGTCTGGGCGGACGGGAGCCGGGTGGACGCGGACGTCATCCTGTGGGCCACCGGCTTCCGCGCCGCCGTCGACCACCTGGCTCCGCTGCGCCTGCGCGAGCCGGGCGGAGGCATCCGGGTCGAGGGGACCCGGGCCGTGCGCGACGAGCGGATCCACCTCGTCGGATACGGCCCGTCGGCGTCGACCATCGGCGCCAACCGCGCGGGCGGCGCCGCGGTCCGCGAGATCCGCCGGCTGCTGGCGCGCGAACGGGCGGTCTCGCCCGCGGCCTGA
- a CDS encoding cytochrome P450, translating to MTATPPPGTRNGGPRRWPLLGNLPAFARDPLAFFESLRDDYGDWVPWALGPQRNILVSRPEHAAELLGAVESTFKPMELGWAFHRLLGDGVVVATGDDWRRKRALVQPAVRPRQVRSYAATMVECADALAAGWREGARIDVHREMAGLTQRIAVRTLFGSDASGREAPISAAMATAQRELGAEFRGLTLFLPPWVRTPGRRRMQQAVAVLDREIEHVIQEHEAASAAGAERDDLLSRLLAARDEHGGPLSRKELRDESITLYIGGHETTSTTLTWAWQLLSGAPEARARLTEELDRVLGGRLPTYEDYARLPWTQQVVKEALRIYPPIWLISAVAAEGASIGGRAVRAGTAVWTSPWSMHRDERWFPDPEAFRPERWDADAPHPVPEHAWFPFGGGPRTCLGARFALVEAALVLAVLGQRFHLDSGSERVGVFPGLTLQPAGPVPATLRRQRATG from the coding sequence GTGACCGCGACCCCGCCTCCGGGCACCCGGAACGGCGGACCGCGCCGGTGGCCCCTGCTCGGTAACCTGCCCGCCTTCGCCCGCGATCCGCTGGCCTTCTTCGAGTCCCTGCGCGACGACTACGGAGACTGGGTGCCCTGGGCGCTCGGCCCGCAGCGCAACATCCTGGTCTCCCGGCCGGAGCACGCCGCGGAACTGCTCGGCGCCGTCGAGTCGACCTTCAAGCCGATGGAACTGGGCTGGGCCTTCCACCGGTTGCTGGGCGACGGGGTGGTCGTCGCCACCGGGGACGACTGGCGGCGCAAGCGGGCCCTGGTCCAGCCTGCCGTGCGGCCGCGCCAGGTGCGTTCGTACGCCGCCACGATGGTGGAGTGCGCGGACGCCCTGGCCGCCGGCTGGCGCGAGGGCGCGCGGATCGACGTGCACCGGGAGATGGCCGGGCTCACCCAGCGGATCGCGGTGCGCACGCTGTTCGGGAGCGATGCCTCCGGCCGGGAGGCGCCCATCAGCGCGGCCATGGCCACGGCGCAGCGGGAACTGGGGGCGGAGTTCAGGGGGCTGACGCTCTTCCTGCCGCCGTGGGTGCGCACGCCCGGACGGCGCCGGATGCAGCAGGCCGTGGCGGTCCTGGACCGGGAGATCGAGCACGTCATACAGGAGCACGAGGCGGCCTCGGCGGCCGGCGCGGAACGGGACGACCTGCTGAGCCGGCTGCTCGCGGCCCGCGACGAACACGGCGGCCCGCTGTCCCGCAAGGAGCTGCGGGACGAGTCGATCACCCTCTACATCGGCGGCCACGAGACCACCTCCACCACCCTGACCTGGGCCTGGCAGCTGCTGTCGGGGGCGCCCGAGGCGCGGGCCCGGTTGACGGAGGAGCTGGACCGGGTGCTCGGCGGACGGCTGCCGACGTACGAGGACTACGCGCGGCTGCCGTGGACGCAGCAGGTGGTCAAGGAGGCGCTGCGGATCTATCCGCCGATCTGGCTGATCTCGGCGGTGGCCGCCGAGGGCGCGTCCATCGGCGGGCGGGCGGTGCGGGCGGGGACGGCGGTGTGGACCAGCCCCTGGTCGATGCACCGGGACGAGCGGTGGTTCCCCGACCCGGAGGCCTTCCGGCCCGAGCGGTGGGACGCGGACGCCCCGCATCCGGTGCCCGAACACGCCTGGTTCCCCTTCGGCGGCGGCCCGCGGACCTGTCTGGGAGCGCGGTTCGCGCTGGTGGAGGCGGCCCTCGTACTGGCCGTGCTGGGACAGCGGTTCCACCTGGACAGCGGGAGCGAGCGGGTCGGGGTCTTCCCGGGGCTCACCCTGCAGCCGGCCGGGCCGGTCCCGGCGACGCTGCGCCGACAGCGGGCCACTGGCTAA
- a CDS encoding HAD family hydrolase, which translates to MISVIFDLDGTLVDSEPNYYESGRRTLERHGVPDFTWEQHSRFIGIGTRETLEILKDRYGILAPVEQLLAEQNAAYLELARTRTEVFPQMRKFVDRLHAEGVPMAVASGSSREAIDAVLAGTGLDALLTTAVSAEEVTHGKPAPDVFLEAARRLGAEPADCVVVEDATPGARAALAAGMDCVAVPYVADIADDPAFASVGLLFPGGQPEFTADAAYDWLTARRTAARIA; encoded by the coding sequence ATGATTTCCGTCATATTCGATCTCGACGGCACCCTCGTGGACAGCGAGCCGAACTACTACGAGTCCGGGCGCCGCACCCTGGAGCGGCACGGGGTCCCCGATTTCACGTGGGAGCAGCACTCCCGCTTCATCGGCATCGGGACCCGGGAGACGCTGGAGATCCTCAAGGACCGGTACGGGATCCTGGCGCCCGTCGAACAGCTGCTCGCGGAGCAGAACGCCGCCTACCTGGAACTGGCCCGCACCCGGACCGAGGTCTTCCCGCAGATGCGGAAGTTCGTCGATCGCCTGCACGCCGAGGGCGTGCCGATGGCGGTGGCCTCCGGCTCCTCGCGCGAGGCGATCGACGCCGTGCTGGCGGGCACCGGGCTGGACGCGCTGCTGACCACCGCGGTCTCCGCCGAGGAGGTCACGCACGGCAAGCCCGCCCCGGACGTGTTCCTGGAGGCGGCCCGCCGGCTGGGCGCCGAGCCCGCCGACTGCGTGGTCGTCGAGGACGCGACGCCGGGGGCACGGGCCGCCCTCGCCGCCGGCATGGACTGCGTGGCCGTGCCGTACGTGGCGGACATCGCCGACGACCCGGCCTTCGCGTCCGTCGGGCTCCTCTTCCCGGGCGGGCAGCCGGAGTTCACCGCGGACGCGGCCTACGACTGGCTGACCGCACGGCGGACCGCCGCACGGATCGCCTGA
- a CDS encoding Lrp/AsnC family transcriptional regulator: MAVDELDTRILRLLIEQPRTSVREYARILGVARGTLQARLDRLERTGVITGTGPVVSPAALGHPVLAFVHIEVTQGHLDDVGDALAAIPEIIEAFSITGGGDLLTRVAARDNAHLEDVIQRLIQMPGVVRTRTEVALRERVPHRLLPLIEALGRNARKA, encoded by the coding sequence ATGGCGGTGGACGAGCTCGACACCAGAATCCTGCGCCTGCTGATCGAGCAGCCGCGCACCAGCGTCCGCGAGTACGCCCGGATCCTCGGCGTCGCGCGCGGCACGCTGCAGGCCCGGCTGGACCGGCTGGAGCGCACGGGCGTGATCACCGGGACCGGGCCGGTGGTCTCCCCCGCCGCGCTGGGGCACCCGGTGCTGGCCTTCGTGCACATCGAGGTCACCCAGGGCCATCTGGACGACGTGGGCGACGCGCTGGCCGCCATACCGGAGATCATCGAGGCCTTCTCGATCACCGGCGGCGGGGACCTGCTGACCCGCGTGGCGGCCCGGGACAACGCGCACCTGGAGGACGTGATCCAGCGGCTGATCCAGATGCCGGGCGTGGTCCGCACCCGCACGGAGGTGGCCCTGCGCGAGCGGGTCCCGCACCGGCTGCTGCCGCTGATCGAGGCCCTGGGTCGAAATGCCCGCAAAGCCTGA
- a CDS encoding YoaK family protein: MEENREAGRAAGPRRLPLLMPTLMIALTVVTGVVEAVSLLALGPVFTAMQTGNVLFLAFGAARVGNLPALAAAVSLAAFVLGVVCGARLEALAEARGKRWFITGLIVESGLIVAAAAAGWGLVPHYGSPTDRHLTVSAILALAMGLRNTTILRANLPGVPTTLVTRSMTAFLGGAAMGRGNVFGFGTSRWALRGLSVLAMFAGGFLGALLVRAGWTVNWLLLPTAAVVLVVGLSYRAEPRLHTDQTSGREGPA; this comes from the coding sequence ATGGAGGAGAACCGAGAGGCCGGGCGGGCGGCCGGTCCGCGGCGGCTCCCCCTGCTCATGCCCACGCTGATGATCGCACTGACCGTGGTGACCGGGGTGGTGGAGGCGGTGAGCCTGCTCGCGCTCGGGCCGGTGTTCACGGCGATGCAGACCGGCAACGTGCTGTTCCTGGCCTTCGGTGCCGCACGGGTGGGCAATCTGCCGGCGCTGGCCGCAGCGGTCTCGCTGGCCGCCTTCGTCCTCGGAGTGGTCTGCGGGGCACGGCTGGAGGCCCTCGCCGAGGCCCGCGGGAAGCGCTGGTTCATCACGGGCCTGATCGTCGAGTCCGGGCTGATCGTCGCCGCCGCGGCCGCGGGGTGGGGGCTGGTGCCGCACTACGGGTCTCCGACCGACCGCCACCTGACGGTGTCGGCGATCCTGGCCCTGGCGATGGGGCTGCGCAACACCACGATCCTGCGGGCCAACCTGCCGGGGGTGCCGACGACCTTGGTCACCCGGTCCATGACCGCCTTCCTCGGCGGCGCCGCCATGGGGCGGGGCAACGTCTTCGGGTTCGGTACGTCCCGCTGGGCGCTGCGCGGCCTGTCCGTGCTGGCGATGTTCGCCGGTGGATTCCTCGGGGCGCTGCTCGTGCGGGCCGGCTGGACGGTGAACTGGCTGCTGCTGCCGACCGCGGCGGTGGTGCTGGTGGTGGGCCTGTCCTACCGGGCCGAGCCCCGGTTGCACACCGACCAGACCTCTGGCCGGGAAGGACCTGCGTGA
- a CDS encoding histidine phosphatase family protein: protein MSDLLLVRHGETEWSANGRHTGRTDIPLTARGVEEAISLAPFFLDRHPALVMASPLRRALATADLAGLTGSATDPDLYEWDYGGYEGVTTNEIRKTTPDWSLWTDGVPPGDAAHPGENAAQVGARADRALARVAPVLRADDGDVVIVAHGHFLRVLTARYLGLEPENGRLFLLRTGTVSTLSTEHGLPVIAGWNTRP, encoded by the coding sequence GTGAGCGACCTGTTGCTGGTGAGGCACGGAGAGACCGAGTGGAGCGCGAACGGGCGGCACACCGGACGCACCGACATCCCGCTGACCGCGCGCGGGGTCGAGGAGGCCATCTCCCTGGCGCCCTTCTTCCTCGACCGACACCCGGCCCTGGTGATGGCGAGCCCGCTGCGCCGGGCCCTCGCCACGGCCGACCTGGCGGGGCTCACCGGCTCGGCCACGGACCCCGATCTGTACGAATGGGACTACGGCGGATACGAGGGCGTCACCACCAACGAGATCCGGAAGACCACGCCGGACTGGTCCCTGTGGACCGACGGCGTCCCGCCCGGCGACGCCGCGCACCCCGGTGAGAACGCCGCCCAGGTGGGCGCCCGCGCGGACCGCGCCCTGGCCCGGGTCGCCCCCGTGCTCCGCGCGGACGACGGCGACGTGGTGATCGTCGCCCACGGCCACTTCCTGCGTGTCCTGACCGCCCGCTACCTGGGCCTGGAGCCCGAGAACGGCCGGCTGTTCCTGCTGCGCACCGGCACCGTCAGCACGCTCTCCACGGAACACGGCCTCCCCGTGATCGCGGGCTGGAACACCCGCCCCTGA